In Neisseria animalis, a single window of DNA contains:
- the ubiA gene encoding 4-hydroxybenzoate octaprenyltransferase, whose protein sequence is MNISSLLLKHLPPAVAEKLIVYLQLMRADKPIGTLLLLWPTYWAMWIAAEGYPGHTVFIAFTAGVFLMRSAGCVINDYADREFDGAVERTQNRPFARGTVSTKEALLLTAALCLLAALCLLPLNHLTWLMSLPALFLAMTYPFTKRFFPIPQFYLGLAFSFGIPMAFAAITETVPGIAWLVFAANLLWTLAFDTVYAMADKEDDLKIGIKTSAITFGRYDLTAVMLCHAGFTLLMVVLGWQIGASWIYWLMLPVTVWWQYGQYLTASTRNRSVCFQTFLGNNRIGMAWFLGLAGHYLLAGA, encoded by the coding sequence ATGAATATTTCCTCTCTTTTATTGAAACATCTGCCGCCTGCCGTTGCCGAAAAGCTCATCGTTTACCTGCAACTCATGCGCGCCGACAAGCCCATCGGTACACTGCTTTTATTGTGGCCGACTTATTGGGCGATGTGGATTGCAGCCGAAGGCTATCCCGGCCATACCGTTTTTATCGCCTTTACTGCCGGCGTATTTCTGATGCGGAGTGCCGGCTGTGTCATCAACGATTATGCAGACCGGGAGTTTGACGGTGCGGTCGAGCGCACGCAAAACCGTCCGTTTGCGCGCGGTACCGTCAGCACTAAAGAAGCCCTGCTGCTTACCGCCGCGCTGTGCCTGCTTGCCGCGCTGTGCCTGTTGCCATTAAACCACCTGACGTGGCTGATGAGTCTGCCTGCGCTGTTTTTGGCCATGACTTATCCGTTTACCAAACGCTTTTTTCCGATTCCGCAATTTTATCTGGGGCTGGCTTTTTCATTCGGCATTCCGATGGCGTTTGCCGCCATTACCGAAACCGTACCCGGTATCGCATGGCTGGTTTTTGCCGCCAATCTGCTGTGGACGCTTGCATTCGATACGGTTTACGCCATGGCCGACAAAGAAGATGATTTGAAAATCGGTATCAAAACTTCCGCCATCACATTCGGCAGATACGACTTGACCGCCGTGATGCTGTGTCATGCAGGCTTCACGTTGCTGATGGTCGTATTGGGCTGGCAAATCGGTGCTTCATGGATTTATTGGCTGATGCTGCCGGTAACCGTTTGGTGGCAATACGGGCAATACTTGACCGCCTCAACCCGCAACCGTTCGGTCTGCTTCCAAACCTTTCTCGGCAACAACCGTATCGGCATGGCATGGTTTCTCGGCTTGGCGGGGCATTACCTGCTGGCAGGCGCATAA
- a CDS encoding chorismate--pyruvate lyase family protein, producing MDFVQTWQTRPPEGTPPLMLANSLTAALRAIDSTFSVRLLYLGAPENSPCLPLGLPSANHALFVRDVALCLHGEPVVLARSQCSADSANWRSILDCGNRPLGEKLFDGSLPLTRSPFEFARLPVENQTEALVRRSRFLWNQETLWLAECFLPALNPYLTDNPSPYSQTA from the coding sequence ATGGATTTTGTTCAAACTTGGCAAACCCGGCCGCCCGAAGGAACGCCGCCGCTGATGCTGGCCAATTCGCTGACCGCGGCTTTGCGTGCAATCGATTCGACTTTTTCCGTGCGGCTGCTTTATCTCGGTGCTCCTGAAAACAGCCCCTGCCTGCCGCTTGGTCTGCCGTCTGCAAACCACGCTCTGTTTGTCCGCGATGTGGCACTTTGTCTGCATGGCGAACCCGTCGTCTTGGCTCGCAGCCAATGTTCGGCGGATTCGGCAAACTGGCGCAGCATTCTGGATTGCGGCAACCGTCCGCTGGGTGAAAAGCTGTTTGACGGTTCTTTGCCTTTGACGCGCTCGCCTTTCGAGTTTGCCCGCCTGCCCGTCGAAAACCAAACCGAAGCTCTGGTTCGCCGTTCCCGTTTTCTTTGGAATCAGGAAACATTGTGGCTTGCCGAATGCTTCCTGCCCGCGCTGAACCCTTATCTCACCGATAATCCGTCTCCGTATTCACAGACGGCATAA
- the trpB gene encoding tryptophan synthase subunit beta yields MKNYQAPDSQGFFGEHGGLYVSETLIPALKELAEAYEAAKNDPEFWAEFRRDLKHYVGRPSPVYHAERLSEHLGGAQIWLKREDLNHTGAHKVNNTIGQALLAKRMGKKNVIAETGAGQHGVASATVAARFGMNCRVYMGADDIQRQMPNVFRMKLLGAEVVGVESGSRTLKDAMNEAMREWVAKVDDTFYIIGTAAGPAPYPEMVRDFQCVIGNEAKEQMLEAIGRQPDVAVACVGGGSNAIGLFHPYIEESGVRLVGVEAGGLGVHTPDHAAPITSGAPVGVLHGFRSYLMQDDNGQVLGTHSVSAGLDYPGIGPEHSHLHDIGRVEYTAANDDKALEAFDLLCRFEGIIPALESSHALAWAVENAPKMAKDQVILVNLSGRGDKDINTVAKLKGIEL; encoded by the coding sequence ATGAAAAACTACCAAGCACCCGATTCACAAGGATTTTTCGGCGAACATGGCGGACTGTACGTTTCCGAAACCCTGATTCCGGCCTTGAAAGAGCTGGCCGAAGCCTACGAAGCCGCCAAAAACGATCCTGAATTTTGGGCAGAGTTCCGCCGCGACTTGAAGCATTATGTCGGCCGCCCCAGCCCGGTGTACCATGCCGAACGCTTGAGCGAGCATTTGGGCGGCGCGCAGATTTGGTTGAAACGCGAAGATTTGAACCACACCGGCGCGCACAAGGTCAACAACACCATCGGTCAGGCCTTGCTGGCCAAGCGCATGGGCAAGAAAAACGTGATTGCGGAAACCGGTGCGGGGCAGCACGGCGTAGCCAGCGCAACAGTAGCCGCCCGTTTCGGCATGAACTGCCGCGTGTATATGGGTGCCGACGACATCCAACGCCAAATGCCCAATGTGTTCCGCATGAAGCTCTTGGGTGCGGAAGTGGTCGGCGTGGAAAGCGGCAGCCGTACGCTGAAAGATGCGATGAACGAAGCCATGCGCGAATGGGTGGCGAAGGTCGATGACACGTTTTACATCATCGGTACTGCTGCCGGCCCCGCCCCTTATCCCGAGATGGTACGCGATTTCCAATGCGTCATCGGCAACGAAGCCAAAGAACAGATGCTCGAAGCCATCGGCAGACAACCGGATGTTGCCGTGGCCTGCGTGGGCGGCGGCTCCAACGCCATCGGCCTGTTCCACCCTTATATCGAAGAATCCGGTGTACGCTTGGTTGGCGTGGAAGCGGGCGGTTTGGGTGTGCACACGCCCGACCATGCCGCGCCGATTACTTCGGGCGCACCTGTCGGTGTGCTGCACGGTTTCCGCAGCTATCTGATGCAGGACGACAACGGACAAGTGCTCGGTACGCATTCCGTATCCGCCGGTTTGGACTATCCCGGCATCGGCCCGGAACACAGCCATCTGCACGACATCGGCCGTGTCGAATACACCGCCGCCAATGACGATAAAGCCTTGGAGGCTTTCGACTTGCTCTGCCGCTTCGAGGGCATTATTCCCGCTTTGGAAAGCTCGCACGCGCTGGCTTGGGCGGTGGAAAATGCGCCGAAAATGGCTAAAGACCAAGTGATTTTGGTGAATCTCTCAGGCCGCGGCGACAAAGACATCAATACGGTTGCCAAATTAAAAGGCATTGAATTGTAA
- a CDS encoding sugar MFS transporter, whose protein sequence is MSPSNPQQNHSPALVVLTSLFFMMGFITCMNDILIPHLKAIFDLTYVQAMLIQFCFFTAYAIMSIPMGHLVEKIGYKNGVIGGFLLTAIGCILFYPAAGSHSYAIFLGALFILASGVTLLQVAGNPYVTLLSKPGKESATLTLVQAFNSLGTTIAPQIGAFLILADATQTASKAEQISSVQIPYLGLAGLLIILAVAVKMIKLPDARKIAQAETEHNHDGKTSVWQYKHLVLGAAGIFCYVGAEVSIGSLLVNVMEELKGLDHASGAKLLSFYWGGAMVGRFLGSAVMSKIAPNKYLAFNATVAVALLLVAILATDTDIAMWSLLAIGFFNSIMFPTIFSLSTKGLGKFTSTASGVICTAIVGGAVVPVIQGWAADTYGLMVSFVVSAICYVYIVFFAVHGYKADEA, encoded by the coding sequence ATGTCCCCCTCTAATCCACAGCAAAACCACAGCCCCGCGCTGGTGGTGCTGACCTCTCTGTTTTTCATGATGGGTTTCATCACCTGCATGAACGACATTCTTATCCCCCATCTGAAAGCCATTTTCGACCTGACTTATGTTCAGGCCATGCTGATTCAGTTCTGTTTCTTTACCGCTTACGCCATCATGTCGATCCCCATGGGGCACCTGGTGGAAAAAATCGGCTATAAAAACGGCGTTATCGGCGGCTTTCTGCTGACCGCCATCGGCTGTATTTTGTTTTACCCCGCCGCCGGCAGCCATTCTTACGCCATTTTCTTGGGTGCACTGTTTATTCTGGCTTCCGGCGTTACCCTGCTGCAAGTGGCCGGCAACCCTTATGTTACCCTGCTTTCCAAACCCGGCAAAGAATCCGCCACCCTGACTCTGGTGCAGGCCTTCAACTCTTTGGGTACAACCATCGCACCGCAAATCGGCGCGTTTCTGATTTTGGCCGATGCTACCCAAACCGCCAGCAAAGCCGAGCAGATTTCTTCCGTCCAAATTCCTTATTTAGGCTTGGCCGGACTGCTGATTATTCTCGCCGTTGCCGTCAAGATGATTAAGCTGCCCGATGCGCGCAAAATCGCACAGGCGGAAACCGAACACAACCACGACGGCAAAACCAGCGTGTGGCAGTACAAACATCTGGTATTGGGGGCGGCGGGCATTTTCTGTTATGTCGGCGCGGAAGTGTCCATCGGCTCCCTGCTGGTCAACGTTATGGAAGAATTAAAAGGTCTCGATCATGCTTCGGGCGCGAAACTGCTGTCGTTCTATTGGGGCGGCGCAATGGTCGGACGCTTTCTCGGCTCTGCCGTGATGTCGAAAATCGCCCCCAACAAATATCTGGCATTCAATGCTACGGTTGCGGTTGCCCTGCTGCTGGTTGCGATTTTGGCCACCGATACCGATATTGCCATGTGGTCGCTGCTTGCCATCGGCTTTTTCAACTCCATCATGTTCCCGACGATTTTCTCGTTGTCTACCAAAGGTTTGGGTAAATTTACCAGCACCGCTTCCGGCGTTATCTGCACGGCGATTGTCGGCGGCGCGGTCGTACCGGTTATCCAAGGTTGGGCGGCCGATACATACGGCCTGATGGTGTCGTTTGTCGTTTCCGCCATCTGCTATGTGTACATCGTATTCTTCGCGGTACATGGCTACAAGGCAGACGAAGCCTAA
- a CDS encoding DUF445 domain-containing protein, whose translation MQTLSAEARTRQARLRLKTARRQANCLLLAAVVLFVVSALLVRQYAWLAYVKAFAEAAMVGALADWFAVTALFRRPLGLPIPHTAILPRNQVRIADELARFIEHNFLQGKAIAVRIYQMRPSEKLLHRLAEPPLRRLWLPWLTRQIPLLLNTAKPEQTARFGSMLLSRQYSGEKIGRALADGLKILKEHGFHHILLHKLIKQLRRLLNHPETRAMLEQHLREWAAKIESDAPTTWDKFKAAMKTSLVEKVDDWAAEKALSWADGYLAHTADGRDNALQRHFDTQYDLLIERLSTSKLWHKRLETFKQQIAESPALHNGLADFWRNVQNWAAEDTAKQHSLCAAQLEKLLEHMLAQAAAHPQFMRRADVRLSLLVRGLVARYKNQAAQFVADKVKSWDSGQMAEKLELGVGRDLQYIRINGTLVGGLVGLLIYCVSQFLM comes from the coding sequence ATGCAAACTTTATCTGCCGAAGCCCGCACCCGTCAGGCACGTCTGCGTTTGAAAACCGCCAGACGGCAGGCAAACTGCCTGCTGCTGGCTGCGGTTGTATTATTTGTCGTATCTGCGCTGTTGGTACGGCAATATGCTTGGCTGGCTTATGTTAAAGCCTTTGCCGAAGCCGCGATGGTGGGCGCACTGGCAGACTGGTTTGCCGTTACCGCATTATTCAGACGGCCTTTGGGCTTACCGATTCCGCACACCGCCATTCTGCCGCGCAATCAGGTACGGATTGCCGACGAGCTGGCGCGGTTTATCGAACACAATTTCCTGCAAGGCAAAGCGATTGCCGTGCGAATCTACCAAATGAGGCCGTCTGAAAAACTGCTGCACCGCTTGGCAGAGCCGCCGTTGCGCCGTTTGTGGCTGCCGTGGCTGACCCGTCAGATTCCGTTGCTGCTGAACACCGCCAAGCCTGAGCAAACGGCACGTTTCGGCAGTATGCTGCTGTCCCGGCAATACAGCGGGGAAAAAATCGGTCGTGCGCTTGCAGACGGCCTGAAAATTTTAAAAGAACACGGTTTCCACCATATCCTGCTCCACAAGCTCATCAAACAGCTCCGCCGCCTGCTGAACCACCCCGAAACCCGCGCCATGTTGGAGCAGCACTTGCGTGAGTGGGCAGCAAAAATCGAAAGCGACGCACCCACTACTTGGGATAAATTCAAAGCTGCCATGAAAACTTCTTTGGTCGAAAAAGTGGACGATTGGGCAGCCGAAAAAGCCCTGTCTTGGGCAGACGGCTATCTGGCACACACCGCCGACGGCCGCGACAATGCCCTGCAGCGGCACTTCGACACGCAATACGATTTATTGATTGAGCGTTTGTCCACATCAAAACTCTGGCACAAACGCTTGGAAACCTTCAAACAGCAAATCGCCGAATCCCCCGCGCTGCACAACGGCTTGGCAGACTTCTGGCGCAACGTCCAAAACTGGGCGGCAGAAGATACCGCAAAACAGCATTCGCTCTGCGCCGCCCAACTGGAAAAACTGCTCGAACATATGCTTGCCCAAGCCGCCGCCCACCCGCAATTTATGCGCCGCGCCGATGTACGCTTATCGCTGCTGGTTCGCGGTTTGGTTGCCCGTTACAAAAATCAGGCCGCACAATTCGTGGCCGACAAAGTCAAAAGCTGGGACAGCGGGCAAATGGCCGAAAAGCTGGAGCTGGGCGTCGGACGGGATTTGCAGTATATCCGCATCAACGGCACGCTGGTCGGCGGTTTGGTCGGCCTGCTGATTTACTGCGTCTCGCAATTTTTAATGTAA
- the rpsU gene encoding 30S ribosomal protein S21, whose protein sequence is MPAIRVKENEPFEVAMRRFKRAVEKTGLLTELRAREAYEKPTTERKRKKAAAAKRLQKRLRSQQLPPKMY, encoded by the coding sequence ATGCCTGCAATCCGTGTAAAAGAGAATGAACCATTTGAAGTTGCCATGCGCCGTTTCAAACGCGCTGTAGAAAAAACCGGTCTGCTGACCGAGCTGCGCGCCCGCGAAGCTTACGAAAAACCGACTACCGAGCGCAAGCGTAAAAAAGCTGCTGCGGCCAAACGTCTGCAAAAACGTCTGCGCAGCCAACAGCTCCCTCCAAAAATGTACTAA
- a CDS encoding GatB/YqeY domain-containing protein yields the protein MTLKQRLSDDMKAAMRAKDSLSLSTIRLINAAVKQYEVDERAEADDAKITAILTKMVKQRKDSAKIYTDAGRNDLADKENAEIEVLNRYLPKMMSEEEIKQAVVAAVAETGAAGMADMGKVMGVLKTRLAGKADMGEVNKVLKAALS from the coding sequence ATGACTTTGAAACAACGCTTGAGCGATGACATGAAGGCTGCGATGCGCGCCAAAGACAGCCTCTCCCTTTCTACTATCCGCCTGATTAACGCGGCCGTCAAACAATATGAAGTTGATGAGCGTGCGGAGGCGGACGATGCCAAAATTACGGCGATTCTGACCAAAATGGTCAAGCAGCGCAAAGATTCCGCTAAAATTTACACCGATGCGGGGCGTAACGATTTGGCGGACAAGGAAAATGCGGAAATCGAAGTGCTCAACCGCTATCTGCCGAAAATGATGTCTGAAGAGGAAATCAAACAGGCGGTTGTGGCGGCGGTTGCAGAAACCGGAGCGGCCGGTATGGCGGATATGGGCAAGGTAATGGGTGTGTTGAAAACCCGACTGGCCGGTAAAGCTGATATGGGCGAAGTCAACAAGGTATTGAAAGCTGCTTTGAGCTAA
- a CDS encoding gamma carbonic anhydrase family protein encodes MSNIRPFQHHRPNIHPSAWVDHSAVVIGQVELAESVSVWPMTVIRGDIHRIQIGARSNVQDGSVLHVTQSREGQPEGSPLIIGEDVTVGHKAVLHGCTIGNRVLIGMGSIVLDDAVIEDDVVIGAGSLVPPRKRLESGYLYIGSPVKQARPLTDGELAFLKQSAENYVNYAQAYRNGETEQP; translated from the coding sequence ATGTCGAACATCCGCCCTTTCCAACACCACCGTCCCAATATCCACCCAAGCGCATGGGTTGACCACAGCGCCGTCGTTATCGGCCAAGTCGAGCTTGCAGAATCCGTATCCGTTTGGCCGATGACCGTTATCCGCGGCGACATCCACCGCATTCAAATCGGCGCCCGCAGCAACGTACAAGACGGCAGCGTCTTGCACGTTACCCAAAGTCGGGAAGGACAGCCCGAAGGCTCGCCGCTAATCATAGGCGAAGACGTTACCGTCGGGCACAAAGCCGTTTTACACGGCTGCACCATCGGCAACCGCGTACTCATCGGCATGGGCAGCATCGTATTAGACGATGCGGTTATTGAAGATGATGTCGTGATTGGAGCCGGTAGCCTCGTACCGCCCCGCAAGCGGCTAGAAAGCGGCTATCTGTATATCGGTTCACCGGTCAAACAAGCCCGTCCCCTTACAGACGGCGAACTTGCCTTTCTGAAACAGTCTGCGGAAAATTACGTCAACTACGCCCAAGCCTACCGCAACGGCGAAACAGAACAGCCATAA
- a CDS encoding esterase family protein — MHFEQRSHWSGELGREMYFNVYGHAGKPVIVFPSSGGNQNEYGNFGVIDACRSFIERGLLKFYTPDSIDKESWLADYKSGHDMAMAHNAYDRYIVNELVPLIRHESQWSGAMMATGCSMGAFHTVNFALRHPDLFDTAIALSGVYDARFFSGEFYGDPEVYTNSAIDFLWGQQDAWFLEHYRRNHFIIAVGQGAWEEQHVADTRRLQEAFAGKSIEGWFDYWGHDMAHDWPLWRKQMPYFLGKLEEQNLL; from the coding sequence ATGCACTTTGAACAACGCAGCCATTGGAGCGGAGAACTCGGTCGCGAGATGTACTTCAATGTTTACGGTCATGCCGGCAAGCCCGTGATTGTCTTCCCCTCCTCCGGCGGCAATCAAAACGAATACGGCAATTTCGGCGTAATCGATGCCTGCCGCTCGTTTATCGAACGCGGGCTGCTCAAGTTTTACACACCCGACTCCATCGACAAAGAATCGTGGCTTGCCGATTACAAATCGGGACATGATATGGCCATGGCACACAACGCCTACGACCGATACATCGTCAACGAATTGGTTCCACTGATCCGGCATGAATCACAATGGAGTGGAGCGATGATGGCAACCGGTTGCAGCATGGGCGCATTCCATACCGTCAACTTTGCCCTGCGCCACCCCGATTTGTTCGATACCGCCATCGCACTGAGCGGCGTGTACGATGCCCGTTTTTTCAGCGGCGAATTTTACGGCGACCCGGAGGTTTATACCAATTCCGCCATCGATTTTTTATGGGGGCAGCAAGATGCTTGGTTTCTGGAACACTACCGCCGCAACCACTTCATCATCGCCGTCGGTCAGGGCGCATGGGAAGAGCAACACGTAGCCGACACACGCCGCCTGCAGGAAGCCTTCGCCGGCAAAAGCATAGAAGGCTGGTTTGATTACTGGGGGCACGACATGGCGCACGATTGGCCGCTGTGGCGCAAGCAAATGCCTTATTTCTTAGGCAAACTGGAAGAGCAAAACCTGCTCTGA
- a CDS encoding ATP-grasp domain-containing protein, with translation MSEPLNFVMISPHFPTNFETFAVRLHENGFRTLGIADAPYESLSENLRRSLTEYYRVDNMEDYDQVYRAVAFFAHKYGRIDRIESHNEYWLELDAALRTDFNVPGYKNADMLSIKTKAQMKEVFRSIGLKVAQGRVFNGDEDARKLAAKLKFPVIIKPNSGVGASDTYKIRSASELEAFFGYKNPHTEYIMEEFIDGDIITFDGLADKNGKIVFYAGLEYSEAVLDTVENDRDMFYYVPRDISPKLVALGQKCVDAFNVKERFFHFEFFRVKASGELLPLEINCRPPGGLTIDMWNYANDFDIFDEYAHIVKNNTFTADITHPWNVVYISRKANKNYAHSIEEICGKYAANIISVQNVPGVFAKIMGEEGILARTETIEQMREIVRFAQQKH, from the coding sequence ATGTCCGAACCACTCAACTTTGTCATGATTTCCCCCCACTTTCCCACCAATTTTGAAACCTTTGCCGTGCGCCTGCACGAAAACGGTTTCCGAACCTTAGGCATCGCCGACGCACCTTATGAATCCCTAAGCGAAAACCTGCGCCGCTCGCTTACCGAATACTACCGTGTAGACAATATGGAAGATTACGATCAAGTCTACCGCGCCGTTGCCTTTTTCGCGCACAAATACGGGCGTATCGACCGGATCGAATCGCATAATGAATATTGGCTGGAGCTGGATGCCGCGCTGCGTACCGATTTCAACGTACCCGGCTACAAAAATGCCGATATGCTTTCGATTAAAACCAAAGCGCAAATGAAAGAAGTATTCCGCAGTATCGGCTTAAAAGTCGCACAAGGCCGCGTATTCAATGGTGATGAAGACGCGCGCAAACTGGCGGCCAAGCTGAAATTTCCCGTCATCATCAAGCCCAATTCCGGTGTAGGCGCCAGCGACACCTACAAAATCCGCTCGGCATCAGAGTTGGAGGCCTTTTTCGGCTATAAAAACCCGCATACCGAATACATCATGGAAGAGTTTATCGACGGCGACATCATCACCTTCGACGGCCTTGCCGACAAAAACGGTAAAATTGTTTTCTATGCCGGTTTGGAGTATTCCGAAGCCGTTTTGGATACCGTAGAAAACGACAGGGATATGTTTTACTACGTTCCGCGCGATATTTCACCCAAACTGGTTGCATTGGGGCAAAAATGCGTGGACGCTTTCAACGTCAAAGAACGCTTCTTCCACTTTGAATTTTTCCGCGTCAAAGCCAGCGGAGAACTGCTGCCGCTGGAAATCAACTGTCGTCCGCCCGGCGGCCTGACCATCGATATGTGGAACTACGCCAATGATTTCGACATATTCGACGAATATGCCCATATCGTTAAAAACAACACCTTTACCGCTGACATTACCCACCCGTGGAACGTCGTGTACATTTCGCGTAAAGCCAATAAAAACTACGCGCACAGCATTGAAGAAATTTGCGGCAAATACGCAGCAAACATCATCAGCGTACAAAACGTACCCGGCGTATTCGCCAAAATCATGGGCGAGGAAGGCATCTTGGCGCGCACCGAAACCATCGAACAAATGCGCGAAATTGTGCGCTTTGCCCAACAAAAACATTGA
- a CDS encoding c-type cytochrome: MKQLSNRKAQGSALFTLVSGVVILLAVVFFLIKLAGSSSFSDVAETTESATQTRIQPSGQLQLGDGTPVGERTGEQIFNKVCIQCHAADSIVPNAPRFENKADWASRIAQGFDTLFDHALNGFNTMPAKGGAADLTDLELKRVVTYLANSAGGNFPDPDAGATPADTASSDAAPAEGETAAPAAAEESPSAAAAVDGKAVFDASCMVCHGANSAIPGIPRVTHKDEWADRIKKGKETLHKHAIEGFNSMPARGGNMSLSDDEVKAAVDYMVNQSGGKF, encoded by the coding sequence ATGAAACAACTCAGTAACCGCAAAGCCCAAGGTTCCGCATTGTTCACACTCGTGAGCGGTGTCGTAATCTTGCTCGCAGTCGTTTTTTTCCTGATTAAACTGGCCGGCAGCAGCTCTTTCAGCGATGTTGCCGAAACCACAGAATCCGCTACCCAAACCCGTATCCAGCCTAGCGGCCAGTTGCAGTTGGGCGACGGCACACCGGTCGGCGAACGTACCGGCGAACAAATTTTCAACAAAGTCTGTATCCAATGCCACGCTGCAGACAGCATTGTTCCGAACGCACCCAGATTTGAAAACAAAGCAGACTGGGCTTCCCGCATTGCCCAAGGTTTCGATACCTTGTTTGACCATGCTTTGAACGGCTTCAACACCATGCCGGCCAAAGGCGGTGCTGCCGATTTGACCGATTTGGAACTGAAACGCGTTGTAACTTATCTGGCCAACAGCGCCGGCGGCAACTTCCCCGATCCTGATGCAGGTGCTACTCCGGCCGATACCGCTTCTTCCGATGCCGCTCCTGCAGAAGGTGAAACCGCTGCTCCTGCCGCTGCAGAAGAATCTCCGAGCGCAGCCGCTGCCGTTGACGGCAAGGCCGTATTCGATGCAAGCTGCATGGTTTGCCACGGTGCAAACTCCGCCATTCCGGGCATTCCCCGCGTAACCCATAAAGACGAATGGGCCGACCGCATCAAAAAAGGCAAAGAAACCCTGCACAAACACGCCATCGAAGGTTTCAACTCTATGCCGGCACGCGGCGGCAACATGAGCCTGAGCGATGACGAAGTCAAAGCAGCCGTGGATTACATGGTAAACCAATCCGGCGGCAAGTTCTAA
- a CDS encoding amino acid aminotransferase, with amino-acid sequence MYQHVEFYAGDPILSLVEVYNNDSRAEKVNLGIGIYFDDEGKMPVLNSVRQAESTLAAEPRPCPYLPMEGLAAYRSAVQTLLFGAEHPVLQEKRIATIQTLGGSGALKVGADFLHRWFPAAKAYVSDPTWDNHKGIFEGAGFEVGTYPYYDPATVGVKFDEMTAFFDTLPENSVLVLHPCCQNPTGVDLSPGQWDTVLEIISKRKLIPFMDIAYQGFGEDLDQDAYAIRKAAQMGLPLFVSNSFSKNLSLYGERVGGLSAVCPNREEADIVFGQFKFTVRRIYSSPPAHGAYVAAEVMNTPDLLSLWHSEVYAMRDRIRAMRRRLYEVLTEKVPGKNFDYFIKQRGMFSYTGLTVGQVHRLRDEFGIYLLDSGRMCVAGLNPANIEYVANAFAEVLK; translated from the coding sequence ATGTACCAGCACGTCGAATTTTACGCAGGCGACCCGATTTTGAGTTTGGTCGAGGTTTACAACAACGACAGCCGCGCCGAAAAAGTCAATCTCGGCATCGGCATTTATTTTGACGACGAAGGCAAAATGCCGGTTTTAAATTCCGTTCGCCAAGCCGAAAGCACGCTCGCCGCCGAGCCGCGCCCCTGCCCCTACCTGCCGATGGAAGGCTTGGCTGCCTACCGCAGCGCGGTGCAAACCCTGCTCTTCGGTGCGGAACATCCGGTACTGCAGGAAAAGCGCATCGCCACCATTCAAACCCTGGGCGGCTCCGGCGCGTTGAAAGTCGGCGCAGACTTCTTACACCGCTGGTTTCCCGCTGCCAAAGCCTATGTCAGCGACCCGACTTGGGACAACCACAAAGGCATTTTCGAAGGTGCAGGCTTTGAAGTCGGCACTTATCCGTATTACGATCCGGCCACAGTCGGCGTGAAATTTGATGAAATGACGGCATTTTTCGATACGCTTCCGGAAAACAGCGTATTGGTACTGCACCCTTGCTGCCAAAATCCGACCGGCGTGGATTTGTCGCCCGGGCAATGGGATACGGTTTTGGAAATCATCAGCAAACGCAAGCTGATTCCGTTTATGGACATTGCCTATCAAGGCTTCGGCGAAGATTTGGATCAGGACGCATACGCCATCCGCAAAGCCGCGCAAATGGGGTTGCCGCTGTTTGTCAGCAACTCTTTCTCGAAAAACCTGTCACTTTACGGCGAGCGCGTCGGCGGACTGAGCGCGGTATGCCCGAACCGTGAAGAAGCGGATATCGTGTTCGGCCAGTTCAAATTCACCGTGCGCCGCATTTATTCCAGCCCGCCCGCCCACGGCGCGTATGTGGCCGCCGAAGTGATGAACACGCCGGATCTGTTGTCCTTGTGGCACAGCGAAGTATACGCCATGCGCGACCGCATCCGCGCCATGCGCCGCCGCCTGTATGAAGTGCTGACTGAAAAAGTGCCGGGAAAAAATTTCGACTATTTCATCAAACAACGCGGTATGTTCAGCTACACCGGATTAACGGTAGGACAAGTACACCGCCTGCGCGACGAGTTCGGTATCTACCTGCTGGATTCCGGCAGAATGTGCGTAGCAGGCTTGAACCCTGCCAACATCGAATATGTGGCCAACGCTTTTGCCGAAGTTTTGAAATAA